A region from the Silene latifolia isolate original U9 population chromosome 7, ASM4854445v1, whole genome shotgun sequence genome encodes:
- the LOC141593078 gene encoding starch synthase 3, chloroplastic/amyloplastic-like isoform X1 has translation MEIPLQIKNQGFCMPSVRQNAQMNFNQISGFFMYNSPTRLSKSYPCHLKYPTNGIFRPFLAAGGFSRKKSKRWSTSRSKDPAPRGFVPKAPIGTGSRKKDGRNDEDSITSVNPPPGTSDDREVSEASQVSRIEEEREDLGGTKKKVGESSMAKKSVSLSCTKLLKELESVRGFIEEGKSSNDTVYNKSEFIEEGKSGLHTVYDTFGLEAADLSCDEANSTVSKFEALGSETTDLEDHEINNEKEDSSMASQVNRIEEEREDLGGTKKEVGESSMAKKSVSLSCTKLLKELESVRGFIEEGKSSNDNVYNKSEFIEEGKSGLHTVHDTFGLEAADLSRDEANSTVSKFEALGSETTDLEDHEINNEKEDSSMASQVNRIEEQREDLGGTKKKVGESSMAKKSVSLSCTKLLKELESVRGFIEERKSSNDTVYNKSEFIEEGKSGLHTVYDKFGLEAADLSRDEANSTVSKFEALGSETTDLEDHEIINEKEDSSIYEENLDLVNQEKSETGPSYTITSTSDEMESEGVATFQESPVMVSYQNAEAGSYGTITTALALDRRVFAITPYDRKVKDIISIRKKFPLVKCQSMESDTNVTATGVMGSVTSSDTISRHEMEVPDLTQENFAPSEECPEADDSVLKMDMGETLRKLEMEKEREESLRKLEMEKERKESLRKLEMEKEREESLRKLELEREALIKKQAIEQLAEVKFSKGDKMFIYPEIVKPDEEIEVFLNRNLSSLDNEPDVIIMGAFNDWRWKSFTIKLEKSHLNGDWWSCRIHVPREAYIINFVFFNGKDVYDNNNKKDFNITVEEGMDKFAFEDLLLEEKRRELDKLAKVEAERVRQAEEQKRMKEEKAASEADRAHAKVQVEQRREQLRGLVRNAISSKENVWYFEPRAFQDGDFVRLFYNKSSGPLTQAHELWVHGGHNGWAQGLSVVSRLVKSEDNADWWYAEVIVPDQAIVLDWVFANGPPQQASLYDNNNRQDFHATVPKSIPDEHYWVEEEERIYKRLQQERRSREEAIRVKAEKTARMKAEIKERTLKTFLLSQRHIVYTDPVDVKAGQYVTVYYNPSNTVLNGKPDVWFRGSFNRWTHRGGPLPPQKMVPVENCSHVKTTVKVPLDAYMMDFVFSEREDGGIFDNKSRMDYHVPVFGGIAKEPPMHIVHIAVEMAPIAKVGGLGDVVTSLSRAIQELNHHVDIILPKYGCLNLDHVKDFHYKRSYPWGGIEIKVWSGKVEGLSVYFLEPQNGLFQSNSVYIGRNDGERFGFFCHAALEFLLQSGFHPDIIHCHDWTSAPVAWLYKEHYGQYGLTNARVVFTIHNLEFGAYFIGRAMAYADKATTVSNTYSKEIAGNPAIAPHLGKFHGILNGIDPDIWDPYNDKFIPVPYTSEDFVDGKRAAKEALQQRFSIKKGDFPIIGIITRLTHQKGIHLIKHAIWRTIERGGQIVLLGTAPDPRIQREFIDLSNQLHNIHHDRARLCLTYDEPLSHLIYAGADFILVPSVFEPCGLTQLVAMKYGAIPVVRKTGGLYDTVFDVDHDIERAKAQGLEPNGFNFEGADQAGVDYAINRAITCWYDAKEWLNSLRKRVMEQDWSWNRPALEYMELYHAARKY, from the exons ATGGAAATTCCTTTGCAAATTAAAAATCAAGGTTTTTGCATGCCAAGTGTTAGACAAAATGCCCAAATGAATTTTAACCAAATTTCTGGCTTTTTCATGTATAATTCTCCTACAAGATTATCTAAA TCATACCCTTGTCATCTAAAATATCCAACTAATGGGATTTTTCGCCCATTTTTGGCCGCTGGAG GCTTTTCAAGGAAAAAATCTAAAAGATGGTCAACCTCCAGGTCGAAAGACCCGGCTCCCAGAGGATTTGTTCCAAAGGCACCAATTGGAACAGGCTCTCGGAAGAAAGATGGAAGAAATGACGAAGACAGCATTACTTCAGTTAATCCACCTCCCGGCACCTCTGATGATAGAGAAGTATCAGAGGCCTCTCAAGTAAGTAGAATTGAAGAAGAAAGGGAAGATCTCGGTGGAACTAAAAAAAAGGTTGGAGAATCATCCATGGCAAAGAAATCAGTCTCGCTTTCCTGCACAAAATTGTTGAAGGAACTTGAAAGTGTAAGAGGGTTTATCGAAGAAGGGAAAAGCAGTAATGATACTGTATATAATAAGTCAGAGTTTATAGAAGAAGGGAAAAGCGGTCTTCATACTGTATATGATACATTTGGACTAGAAGCTGCAGATTTATCGTGTGATGAAGCAAATTCTACGGTTTCAAAATTTGAAGCTTTAGGGTCAGAAACAACAGATTTAGAAGATCACGAAATCAATAATGAGAAAGAAGACTCCTCGATGGCCTCTCAAGTAAATAGAATTGAAGAAGAAAGGGAAGATCTCGGTGGAACTAAAAAAGAGGTTGGAGAATCATCCATGGCAAAGAAATCAGTCTCGCTTTCCTGCACAAAATTGTTGAAGGAACTTGAAAGTGTAAGAGGGTTTATCGAAGAAGGGAAAAGCAGTAATGATAATGTATATAATAAGTCAGAGTTTATAGAAGAAGGGAAAAGCGGTCTTCATACTGTACATGATACGTTTGGACTAGAAGCTGCAGATTTATCGCGTGATGAAGCAAATTCTACTGTTTCAAAATTTGAAGCTTTAGGGTCAGAAACAACAGATCTAGAAGATCATGAAATCAATAATGAGAAAGAAGACTCTTCGATGGCCTCTCAAGTAaatagaattgaagaacaaagggAAGATCTCGGTGGAACTAAAAAAAAGGTTGGAGAATCATCCATGGCAAAGAAATCAGTCTCGCTTTCCTGCACAAAATTGTTGAAGGAACTTGAAAGTGTAAGAGGGTTTATCGAAGAAAGGAAAAGCAGTAATGATACTGTATATAATAAGTCAGAGTTTATAGAAGAAGGGAAAAGCGGTCTTCATACTGTATATGATAAGTTTGGACTAGAAGCTGCAGATTTATCGCGTGATGAAGCAAATTCTACTGTTTCAAAATTTGAAGCTTTAGGGTCAGAAACAACAGATCTAGAAGATCATGAAATCATTAATGAGAAAGAAGACTCCTCGATATATGAAGAGAATTTAGATTTGGTAAATCAAGAAAAGTCCGAAACTGGGCCTTCTTATACGATAACTAGTACTAGTGATGAGATGGAATCGGAAGGTGTAGCTACTTTTCAAGAAAGTCCGGTAATGGTGAGCTATCAAAACGCTGAAGCTGGCAGTTATGGAACAATAACTACTGCGTTGGCCTTGGATAGAAGGGTTTTTGCTATAACACCTTATGACAGAAAAGTGAAGGACATTATTAGCATCCGCAAAAAATTTCCTTTGGTAAAGTGTCAAAGCATGGAATCTGACACAAATGTCACTGCAACTGGAGTGATGGGATCAGTAACAAGTTCGGATACTATTTCCAGGCATGAGATGGAAGTGCCAGATTTAACTCAAGAGAATTTTGCACCTTCGGAAGAATGTCCCGAAGCTGATGATAGTGTTCTGAAGATGGACATGGGTGAAACTTTGCGAAAACTGGAGAtggagaaagaaagggaagaatcGTTGCGGAAACTGGAGatggaaaaagaaagaaaagaatctCTGCGGAAACTGGAGAtggagaaagaaagggaagaatcTTTGCGGAAACTAGAGCTGGAAAGGGAAGCACTTATAAAAAAACAAGCAATCGAGCAATTGGCTGAGGTGAAGTTCTCAAAAGGTGATAAGATGTTCATCTATCCTGAGATAGTGAAGCCTGATGAAGAGATAGAAGTGTTCCTTAATCGAAACTTATCATCCTTGGATAATGAACCAGATGTGATTATTATGGGGGCTTTTAATGATTGGCGCTGGAAATCATTCACCATAAAATTGGAGAAGTCCCATTTAAATGGCGATTGGTGGTCATGTCGGATCCATGTTCCAAGGGAGGCGTATATAATAAACTTTGTATTCTTTAATGGGAAAGATGTTTATGACAATAATAACAAGAAAGATTTTAACATCACTGTCGAAGAGGGCATGGATAAGTTTGCTTTTGAAGATCTCCTACTTGAGGAGAAACGTAGAGAACTCGACAAACTAGCCAAGGTAGAAGCCGAGAGGGTTAGACAAGCAGAGGAGCAGAAgcgaatgaaggaagagaaggcTGCAAGTGAAGCTGATCGAGCTCATGCAAAAGTACAAGTGGAGCAAAGAAGAGAACAGCTGAGAGGTTTAGTAAGAAATGCCATATCATCCAAGGAAAATGTCTGGTATTTTGAACCCCGTGCTTTTCAAGACGGTGACTTTGTTCGTCTCTTTTACAACAAGAGCTCTGGTCCTCTTACTCAGGCCCATGAGTTATGGGTTCATGGGGGTCATAATGGTTGGGCACAAGGGCTATCAGTTGTTTCAAGGCTTGTAAAGTCTGAAGACAATGCTGATTGGTGGTATGCCGAAG TTATTGTTCCCGATCAAGCAATTGTGTTAGACTGGGTCTTTGCTAATGGACCACCACAGCAAGCTTCCCTCTACGATAATAATAACCGTCAGGATTTTCATGCTACTGTTCCCAAATCTATTCCGGACGAACATTACTGGGTTGAGGAAGAAGAGCGAATATACAAGAGACTTCAGCAGGAGAGGAGATCTAGAGAGGAGGCTATACGCGTTAAG GCAGAAAAAACTGCTCGAATGAAGGCTGAAATTAAAGAGCGAACATTGAAGACGTTTTTGCTTTCTCAAAGACACATTGTTTACACAGATCCTGTCGATGTTAAAGCAGGACAATATGTTACAGTGTATTACAATCCCTCTAACACAGTTCTGAATGGAAAACCAGATGTTTGGTTTAGAGGATCCTTTAACCGCTGGACCCACCGTGGAGGTCCATTGCCCCCTCAGAAAATGGTGCCTGTCGAAAACTGTTCTCATGTCAAGACAACTG TCAAGGTGCCATTAGATGCATACATGATGGATTTTGTTTTCTCTGAGAGGGAAGACGGTGGAATTTTTGACAATAAAAGTAGGATGGATTATCATGTGCCTGTTTTTGGAGGAATAGCCAAAGAGCCACCGATGCATATTGTGCATATTGCTGTAGAAATGGCTCCTATTGCAAAG GTCGGTGGACTCGGAGATGTAGTCACTAGCTTATCTCGCGCTATTCAAGAACTGAACCATCACGTTGATATAATCCTTCCAAAGTACGGTTGCCTGAACCTTGACCAT GTGAAGGACTTCCATTACAAAAGGAGCTATCCATGGGGTGGTATTGAGATAAAAGTATGGTCTGGGAAGGTGGAAGGCCTTTCTGTCTACTTTTTGGAGCCTCAAAATGG ACTCTTCCAGAGTAATTCTGTCTACATTGGTAGAAACGATGGCGAGAGATTTGGTTTCTTCTGCCATGCTGCTCTTGAATTTCTTCTTCAGAGCGGCTTTCATCCT GACATAATCCATTGCCATGATTGGACAAGTGCTCCAGTGGCATGGTTGTACAAAGAGCATTATGGACAATATGGTCTAACGAATGCTCGAGTTGTCTTCACTATTCACAATCTTGAATTTGGAGCGTATTTTATCGGACGAGCAATGGCGTATGCGGACAAGGCTACTACA GTTTCTAATACATATTCAAAAGAGATTGCTGGAAACCCTGCAATTGCTCCACACCTAGGCAAATTTCACGGTATATTGAATGGAATTGATCCTGATATATGGGATCCGTACAATGATAAGTTCATACCG GTACCCTACACATCTGAAGATTTTGTTGATGGCAAAAGAGCAGCCAAAGAAGCCTTACAACAAAGATTTAGCATAAAAAAGGGTGATTTCCCAATAATCGGGATAATCACACGCTTAACCCATCAGAAAGGAATCCATCTTATTAAGCATGCCATTTGGCGCACCATAGAACGTGGTGGACAG ATTGTATTACTGGGTACTGCTCCCGATCCACGCATACAAAGAGAATTTATCGACCTTAGCAACCAGTTGCATAATATACATCATGACCGTGCTCGCCTTTGTTTGACTTATGATGAACCTCTTTCACATCTG ATATATGCAGGCGCTGATTTTATTCTTGTTCCCTCGGTATTTGAGCCATGTGGCCTTACACAACTTGTCGCTATGAAATATGGTGCGATACCAGTTGTTCGTAAAACTGGAG GATTGTATGATACTGTATTTGACGTGGACCATGACATCGAGAGAGCAAAGGCGCAAGGTTTAGAACCAAACGGCTTCAACTTTGAAGGGGCCGATCAAGCTGGTGTGGATTATGCTATCAATAG GGCTATAACATGTTGGTATGATGCCAAGGAATGGCTCAACTCATTACGAAAGCGTGTGATGGAACAAGATTGGTCTTGGAATCGACCAGCTCTCGAGTATATGGAACTCTATCATGCAGCGCGCAAGTACTGA
- the LOC141593078 gene encoding starch synthase 3, chloroplastic/amyloplastic-like isoform X2 — protein MGNYYPILGFSRKKSKRWSTSRSKDPAPRGFVPKAPIGTGSRKKDGRNDEDSITSVNPPPGTSDDREVSEASQVSRIEEEREDLGGTKKKVGESSMAKKSVSLSCTKLLKELESVRGFIEEGKSSNDTVYNKSEFIEEGKSGLHTVYDTFGLEAADLSCDEANSTVSKFEALGSETTDLEDHEINNEKEDSSMASQVNRIEEEREDLGGTKKEVGESSMAKKSVSLSCTKLLKELESVRGFIEEGKSSNDNVYNKSEFIEEGKSGLHTVHDTFGLEAADLSRDEANSTVSKFEALGSETTDLEDHEINNEKEDSSMASQVNRIEEQREDLGGTKKKVGESSMAKKSVSLSCTKLLKELESVRGFIEERKSSNDTVYNKSEFIEEGKSGLHTVYDKFGLEAADLSRDEANSTVSKFEALGSETTDLEDHEIINEKEDSSIYEENLDLVNQEKSETGPSYTITSTSDEMESEGVATFQESPVMVSYQNAEAGSYGTITTALALDRRVFAITPYDRKVKDIISIRKKFPLVKCQSMESDTNVTATGVMGSVTSSDTISRHEMEVPDLTQENFAPSEECPEADDSVLKMDMGETLRKLEMEKEREESLRKLEMEKERKESLRKLEMEKEREESLRKLELEREALIKKQAIEQLAEVKFSKGDKMFIYPEIVKPDEEIEVFLNRNLSSLDNEPDVIIMGAFNDWRWKSFTIKLEKSHLNGDWWSCRIHVPREAYIINFVFFNGKDVYDNNNKKDFNITVEEGMDKFAFEDLLLEEKRRELDKLAKVEAERVRQAEEQKRMKEEKAASEADRAHAKVQVEQRREQLRGLVRNAISSKENVWYFEPRAFQDGDFVRLFYNKSSGPLTQAHELWVHGGHNGWAQGLSVVSRLVKSEDNADWWYAEVIVPDQAIVLDWVFANGPPQQASLYDNNNRQDFHATVPKSIPDEHYWVEEEERIYKRLQQERRSREEAIRVKAEKTARMKAEIKERTLKTFLLSQRHIVYTDPVDVKAGQYVTVYYNPSNTVLNGKPDVWFRGSFNRWTHRGGPLPPQKMVPVENCSHVKTTVKVPLDAYMMDFVFSEREDGGIFDNKSRMDYHVPVFGGIAKEPPMHIVHIAVEMAPIAKVGGLGDVVTSLSRAIQELNHHVDIILPKYGCLNLDHVKDFHYKRSYPWGGIEIKVWSGKVEGLSVYFLEPQNGLFQSNSVYIGRNDGERFGFFCHAALEFLLQSGFHPDIIHCHDWTSAPVAWLYKEHYGQYGLTNARVVFTIHNLEFGAYFIGRAMAYADKATTVSNTYSKEIAGNPAIAPHLGKFHGILNGIDPDIWDPYNDKFIPVPYTSEDFVDGKRAAKEALQQRFSIKKGDFPIIGIITRLTHQKGIHLIKHAIWRTIERGGQIVLLGTAPDPRIQREFIDLSNQLHNIHHDRARLCLTYDEPLSHLIYAGADFILVPSVFEPCGLTQLVAMKYGAIPVVRKTGGLYDTVFDVDHDIERAKAQGLEPNGFNFEGADQAGVDYAINRAITCWYDAKEWLNSLRKRVMEQDWSWNRPALEYMELYHAARKY, from the exons ATGGGCAACTACTACCCAATTTTAG GCTTTTCAAGGAAAAAATCTAAAAGATGGTCAACCTCCAGGTCGAAAGACCCGGCTCCCAGAGGATTTGTTCCAAAGGCACCAATTGGAACAGGCTCTCGGAAGAAAGATGGAAGAAATGACGAAGACAGCATTACTTCAGTTAATCCACCTCCCGGCACCTCTGATGATAGAGAAGTATCAGAGGCCTCTCAAGTAAGTAGAATTGAAGAAGAAAGGGAAGATCTCGGTGGAACTAAAAAAAAGGTTGGAGAATCATCCATGGCAAAGAAATCAGTCTCGCTTTCCTGCACAAAATTGTTGAAGGAACTTGAAAGTGTAAGAGGGTTTATCGAAGAAGGGAAAAGCAGTAATGATACTGTATATAATAAGTCAGAGTTTATAGAAGAAGGGAAAAGCGGTCTTCATACTGTATATGATACATTTGGACTAGAAGCTGCAGATTTATCGTGTGATGAAGCAAATTCTACGGTTTCAAAATTTGAAGCTTTAGGGTCAGAAACAACAGATTTAGAAGATCACGAAATCAATAATGAGAAAGAAGACTCCTCGATGGCCTCTCAAGTAAATAGAATTGAAGAAGAAAGGGAAGATCTCGGTGGAACTAAAAAAGAGGTTGGAGAATCATCCATGGCAAAGAAATCAGTCTCGCTTTCCTGCACAAAATTGTTGAAGGAACTTGAAAGTGTAAGAGGGTTTATCGAAGAAGGGAAAAGCAGTAATGATAATGTATATAATAAGTCAGAGTTTATAGAAGAAGGGAAAAGCGGTCTTCATACTGTACATGATACGTTTGGACTAGAAGCTGCAGATTTATCGCGTGATGAAGCAAATTCTACTGTTTCAAAATTTGAAGCTTTAGGGTCAGAAACAACAGATCTAGAAGATCATGAAATCAATAATGAGAAAGAAGACTCTTCGATGGCCTCTCAAGTAaatagaattgaagaacaaagggAAGATCTCGGTGGAACTAAAAAAAAGGTTGGAGAATCATCCATGGCAAAGAAATCAGTCTCGCTTTCCTGCACAAAATTGTTGAAGGAACTTGAAAGTGTAAGAGGGTTTATCGAAGAAAGGAAAAGCAGTAATGATACTGTATATAATAAGTCAGAGTTTATAGAAGAAGGGAAAAGCGGTCTTCATACTGTATATGATAAGTTTGGACTAGAAGCTGCAGATTTATCGCGTGATGAAGCAAATTCTACTGTTTCAAAATTTGAAGCTTTAGGGTCAGAAACAACAGATCTAGAAGATCATGAAATCATTAATGAGAAAGAAGACTCCTCGATATATGAAGAGAATTTAGATTTGGTAAATCAAGAAAAGTCCGAAACTGGGCCTTCTTATACGATAACTAGTACTAGTGATGAGATGGAATCGGAAGGTGTAGCTACTTTTCAAGAAAGTCCGGTAATGGTGAGCTATCAAAACGCTGAAGCTGGCAGTTATGGAACAATAACTACTGCGTTGGCCTTGGATAGAAGGGTTTTTGCTATAACACCTTATGACAGAAAAGTGAAGGACATTATTAGCATCCGCAAAAAATTTCCTTTGGTAAAGTGTCAAAGCATGGAATCTGACACAAATGTCACTGCAACTGGAGTGATGGGATCAGTAACAAGTTCGGATACTATTTCCAGGCATGAGATGGAAGTGCCAGATTTAACTCAAGAGAATTTTGCACCTTCGGAAGAATGTCCCGAAGCTGATGATAGTGTTCTGAAGATGGACATGGGTGAAACTTTGCGAAAACTGGAGAtggagaaagaaagggaagaatcGTTGCGGAAACTGGAGatggaaaaagaaagaaaagaatctCTGCGGAAACTGGAGAtggagaaagaaagggaagaatcTTTGCGGAAACTAGAGCTGGAAAGGGAAGCACTTATAAAAAAACAAGCAATCGAGCAATTGGCTGAGGTGAAGTTCTCAAAAGGTGATAAGATGTTCATCTATCCTGAGATAGTGAAGCCTGATGAAGAGATAGAAGTGTTCCTTAATCGAAACTTATCATCCTTGGATAATGAACCAGATGTGATTATTATGGGGGCTTTTAATGATTGGCGCTGGAAATCATTCACCATAAAATTGGAGAAGTCCCATTTAAATGGCGATTGGTGGTCATGTCGGATCCATGTTCCAAGGGAGGCGTATATAATAAACTTTGTATTCTTTAATGGGAAAGATGTTTATGACAATAATAACAAGAAAGATTTTAACATCACTGTCGAAGAGGGCATGGATAAGTTTGCTTTTGAAGATCTCCTACTTGAGGAGAAACGTAGAGAACTCGACAAACTAGCCAAGGTAGAAGCCGAGAGGGTTAGACAAGCAGAGGAGCAGAAgcgaatgaaggaagagaaggcTGCAAGTGAAGCTGATCGAGCTCATGCAAAAGTACAAGTGGAGCAAAGAAGAGAACAGCTGAGAGGTTTAGTAAGAAATGCCATATCATCCAAGGAAAATGTCTGGTATTTTGAACCCCGTGCTTTTCAAGACGGTGACTTTGTTCGTCTCTTTTACAACAAGAGCTCTGGTCCTCTTACTCAGGCCCATGAGTTATGGGTTCATGGGGGTCATAATGGTTGGGCACAAGGGCTATCAGTTGTTTCAAGGCTTGTAAAGTCTGAAGACAATGCTGATTGGTGGTATGCCGAAG TTATTGTTCCCGATCAAGCAATTGTGTTAGACTGGGTCTTTGCTAATGGACCACCACAGCAAGCTTCCCTCTACGATAATAATAACCGTCAGGATTTTCATGCTACTGTTCCCAAATCTATTCCGGACGAACATTACTGGGTTGAGGAAGAAGAGCGAATATACAAGAGACTTCAGCAGGAGAGGAGATCTAGAGAGGAGGCTATACGCGTTAAG GCAGAAAAAACTGCTCGAATGAAGGCTGAAATTAAAGAGCGAACATTGAAGACGTTTTTGCTTTCTCAAAGACACATTGTTTACACAGATCCTGTCGATGTTAAAGCAGGACAATATGTTACAGTGTATTACAATCCCTCTAACACAGTTCTGAATGGAAAACCAGATGTTTGGTTTAGAGGATCCTTTAACCGCTGGACCCACCGTGGAGGTCCATTGCCCCCTCAGAAAATGGTGCCTGTCGAAAACTGTTCTCATGTCAAGACAACTG TCAAGGTGCCATTAGATGCATACATGATGGATTTTGTTTTCTCTGAGAGGGAAGACGGTGGAATTTTTGACAATAAAAGTAGGATGGATTATCATGTGCCTGTTTTTGGAGGAATAGCCAAAGAGCCACCGATGCATATTGTGCATATTGCTGTAGAAATGGCTCCTATTGCAAAG GTCGGTGGACTCGGAGATGTAGTCACTAGCTTATCTCGCGCTATTCAAGAACTGAACCATCACGTTGATATAATCCTTCCAAAGTACGGTTGCCTGAACCTTGACCAT GTGAAGGACTTCCATTACAAAAGGAGCTATCCATGGGGTGGTATTGAGATAAAAGTATGGTCTGGGAAGGTGGAAGGCCTTTCTGTCTACTTTTTGGAGCCTCAAAATGG ACTCTTCCAGAGTAATTCTGTCTACATTGGTAGAAACGATGGCGAGAGATTTGGTTTCTTCTGCCATGCTGCTCTTGAATTTCTTCTTCAGAGCGGCTTTCATCCT GACATAATCCATTGCCATGATTGGACAAGTGCTCCAGTGGCATGGTTGTACAAAGAGCATTATGGACAATATGGTCTAACGAATGCTCGAGTTGTCTTCACTATTCACAATCTTGAATTTGGAGCGTATTTTATCGGACGAGCAATGGCGTATGCGGACAAGGCTACTACA GTTTCTAATACATATTCAAAAGAGATTGCTGGAAACCCTGCAATTGCTCCACACCTAGGCAAATTTCACGGTATATTGAATGGAATTGATCCTGATATATGGGATCCGTACAATGATAAGTTCATACCG GTACCCTACACATCTGAAGATTTTGTTGATGGCAAAAGAGCAGCCAAAGAAGCCTTACAACAAAGATTTAGCATAAAAAAGGGTGATTTCCCAATAATCGGGATAATCACACGCTTAACCCATCAGAAAGGAATCCATCTTATTAAGCATGCCATTTGGCGCACCATAGAACGTGGTGGACAG ATTGTATTACTGGGTACTGCTCCCGATCCACGCATACAAAGAGAATTTATCGACCTTAGCAACCAGTTGCATAATATACATCATGACCGTGCTCGCCTTTGTTTGACTTATGATGAACCTCTTTCACATCTG ATATATGCAGGCGCTGATTTTATTCTTGTTCCCTCGGTATTTGAGCCATGTGGCCTTACACAACTTGTCGCTATGAAATATGGTGCGATACCAGTTGTTCGTAAAACTGGAG GATTGTATGATACTGTATTTGACGTGGACCATGACATCGAGAGAGCAAAGGCGCAAGGTTTAGAACCAAACGGCTTCAACTTTGAAGGGGCCGATCAAGCTGGTGTGGATTATGCTATCAATAG GGCTATAACATGTTGGTATGATGCCAAGGAATGGCTCAACTCATTACGAAAGCGTGTGATGGAACAAGATTGGTCTTGGAATCGACCAGCTCTCGAGTATATGGAACTCTATCATGCAGCGCGCAAGTACTGA